In Solibacillus isronensis, the following are encoded in one genomic region:
- the lipA gene encoding lipoyl synthase — MTSCKPTNPREEHLRKPEWLKIKLNTNDEYKALKKLMRDNNLHTVCEEARCPNIHECWGERRTATMMILGSVCTRACRFCAVKTGLPNELDLAEPERVADSVALMNLKHVVITMVARDDLKDGGAEVLAETVRAIRRKSPLTSVEVLPSDLSGREESLRILMDAKPDILNHNIETVRSLTPRVRAKATYDRSLEFLRRAKEMQPTIPTKSSLMIGLGETLEEIYEVMDDLRANNVDIMTIGQYLQPTKKHLPVKKYYSPIEFGKLRKIAMEKGFSHCEAGPLVRSSYHADEQVNAAKQSSVTL; from the coding sequence AGAGAAGAACACTTGCGCAAACCGGAGTGGCTAAAAATTAAGCTAAATACCAATGACGAATACAAAGCACTAAAAAAATTAATGCGGGACAATAACTTGCATACGGTATGTGAGGAAGCTCGCTGCCCGAATATTCATGAATGCTGGGGTGAGCGTCGTACAGCAACAATGATGATTTTAGGTTCTGTATGTACGCGTGCATGTCGTTTCTGTGCAGTTAAAACAGGTTTGCCTAATGAATTGGACTTGGCTGAACCAGAGCGCGTAGCAGATTCTGTTGCGTTAATGAATTTAAAGCATGTTGTTATTACAATGGTAGCGCGTGATGACCTGAAAGACGGGGGCGCGGAAGTATTGGCAGAAACGGTGCGTGCAATCCGCCGTAAAAGCCCGTTAACTTCTGTGGAAGTACTACCATCTGATTTAAGCGGTCGTGAAGAAAGTTTACGCATATTAATGGACGCAAAGCCGGACATTTTAAACCATAATATTGAAACAGTACGCAGTCTGACACCACGTGTTCGGGCAAAAGCGACATATGACCGTTCACTGGAGTTTTTACGCAGAGCAAAAGAAATGCAGCCAACTATACCGACAAAATCTTCTTTAATGATTGGTTTAGGAGAAACGTTAGAGGAAATCTATGAAGTAATGGATGACCTGCGTGCAAACAATGTTGATATTATGACAATCGGCCAATATTTACAGCCGACAAAAAAACATTTGCCAGTAAAAAAATATTACTCTCCAATCGAGTTTGGCAAGCTGCGTAAAATCGCTATGGAAAAAGGCTTCAGCCATTGTGAAGCAGGTCCATTAGTACGCAGTAGTTACCATGCGGATGAACAAGTGAATGCAGCAAAACAATCAAGTGTTACATTGTAG
- a CDS encoding YutD family protein: MIIADGYVYEVIENVREGFQEDAFIARYSDILSKYDYIVGDWGYGQLRLKGFFDDKNQKSTFDTKISTIQDYLYEYCNFGCAYFILQKTGRAQEQKKEQIVAQQTEAEEPVESAE; the protein is encoded by the coding sequence TTGATTATTGCAGATGGGTATGTTTATGAAGTGATCGAAAATGTGCGGGAAGGTTTTCAAGAAGATGCATTTATCGCACGATACTCAGATATTTTATCGAAATATGATTATATTGTAGGGGACTGGGGTTACGGTCAGCTACGTTTAAAAGGATTTTTTGACGATAAAAATCAAAAATCCACGTTTGATACAAAAATTAGTACGATTCAAGACTATTTGTACGAATATTGTAATTTTGGATGCGCCTATTTTATACTTCAAAAAACAGGCCGTGCACAAGAACAAAAGAAAGAACAAATCGTTGCACAACAAACTGAGGCAGAAGAGCCGGTTGAATCAGCTGAATAA
- a CDS encoding DUF3055 domain-containing protein yields the protein MERFFLYDDVEDTKTRFVSFAGKTQRYDLAILQSSRFFGKVLVLDIQFGRFAIIGADDVEEPGYLEHVYNRTEEETEDLREYLRELLS from the coding sequence ATGGAACGATTTTTCTTATATGATGATGTAGAAGATACAAAAACGCGCTTCGTCAGCTTTGCCGGAAAAACTCAGCGCTATGATTTAGCCATATTGCAAAGCAGTCGCTTTTTCGGAAAAGTGCTCGTTCTTGATATCCAGTTTGGCCGTTTTGCCATTATTGGAGCAGATGATGTGGAAGAACCTGGGTATTTAGAACATGTATACAACCGTACAGAAGAAGAAACGGAAGACTTACGTGAATATTTACGTGAACTATTAAGCTAA